CAGTGTGATGGTTTTGAAAAAAGAAAATACCTTTGTGGAGTTCTTACAAAAATGGGGACTGCTGATTAGTGGCTTAATTATACTAATTGCTTTAATCTTTGTACAACTCTTTAATCGGTCGATTACAAAAACTATTATTGAACCGTTAGATCAGCTGAAAAAAAGCACTGAAACGATGAAAACTGGAAATTTGGAAAGTATAGAAGTTCCATTAGATAATGAGTACGCAGCCAATGAAATTAAAGAGTTAGCAGATAGTTTTGAAGAGATGCGTTTGCAAGTTAAGCAATCGGCTATTGAACAAAAAAGGTATGAAGAAAATCGGAAAGAATTAATTGCCAATATTTCTCATGACTTAAAAACACCAATTACCTCCATTATCGGTTATGTCGAAGGTTTGCAGGACGGGGTTGCTACAACAAAAGAAAAAGAAGCTCAATATTTAGCGACAATTCATAAAAAAGCGACAAGTCTAAATCATTTAATTGAAGAGTTGTTTCTTTATTCTAAATTAGACTTACAAAAAATTGGCTTTAATTTTGAGGAAGTCAATATCAGACAATTTCTTGTTCATATTAGTGAAGAATATCAGATGGAGTTGGCTAATCAAGGGACACATTTAAGCACTGAATTTGGTGAGGAGCAAGATGCCTATTGTCTTATTGATCGAGAACAAGTAAACCGGATATTAGGAAATTTAATCCAAAATAGTTTGAATTTTAGAGATATGGGAAAAGAATTCAATCAAGTTATTCTTCGTTTGACTCAAACAGAAAGTAAGGTTTGGATTGAAGTTGAAGATAATGGCATTGGAATTGACGAAGAGCAACAGGCTTTTATCTTTGATCGTTTTTATCGTGGTGAAAGTTCACGTAACATTGCAATGGGTGGATCGGGTTTAGGATTAGCTATTGTCAAACAATTAGTTGAAGCTCATGGCGGAACGTTGCAATTAAATAGTATTAAGGGCCAAGGGACAAAAATTGCCTTTTGTTTAAATAAACTAGTAGAGAAAGAGTGAGTGGAAATGAAAAAAGTTTTGCTTATTGAAGATGAACGAAGCATCGCTGAATTACAGCAAGATTATTTAGAAATTAACGGCATTTCCTCAGTTATCAGTGTAGATGGTCAAGAAGGGTTAGAGTTAGCTTTGAATGATAATTTTGATTTAATTCTCTTAGATCTGATGTTACCAACATTAAATGGTTTCGAAATTTGTAAAGAAGTGCGTAAAGTCAAAGATATTCCAATTATTATGGTTTCAGCAAAAAAAGAAGAAATAGATAAAATTCGTGGACTTGGTTTAGGGGCGGATGATTACTTGACGAAACCCTTTAGTCCAGGGGAATTAATTGCTCGTGTGAAATCACACCTTGCTCGTTATGAGCGTTTAACAGCTAGCCATCAACCAACAGAAACAATTGAAATTGATGGAATCAATGTTGATAAGCGAGCCAGAAAAGTCTTTGTATTTGAGGAAGAACAATTTTTTACAACAAAGGAGTTTGATTTACTCGTTTACTTAATGGAGCATCCCAACCAAGTGTTAAGTAAAGAGCAACTGTTCCAACAGGTTTGGGGAATGGAAATTTATGGTGGGGATGTGGCTACTGTAGTTGTGCATATTAAAAAAATTCGAGAGAAAATGAAACAAACAGGTAGTTCACCACTTTATATTGAGACTATTTGGGGAAGTGGCTATCGATTTAATCAGCAAAAATAGGGGAGTGATATGATGATGACTAAAAAATGGCGAATCAGTATGTTCGTAGTGAGTAGCTTTTTT
This Carnobacterium maltaromaticum DSM 20342 DNA region includes the following protein-coding sequences:
- a CDS encoding sensor histidine kinase; this encodes MTIKMRFLISYLGGIIVTLLSLFLISSITLFVVTGSVPSPNNLYKMITRERSLSLEEEGAFLELRLLAKNEPDSLKNLENPELVKIIQEIEKQNLAVVIRQGEDISYYSNGLVEKSLLAHFPIYEPNNLKVNGTIDNAGRLYRYMKFDFKDSSQMANSVMVLKKENTFVEFLQKWGLLISGLIILIALIFVQLFNRSITKTIIEPLDQLKKSTETMKTGNLESIEVPLDNEYAANEIKELADSFEEMRLQVKQSAIEQKRYEENRKELIANISHDLKTPITSIIGYVEGLQDGVATTKEKEAQYLATIHKKATSLNHLIEELFLYSKLDLQKIGFNFEEVNIRQFLVHISEEYQMELANQGTHLSTEFGEEQDAYCLIDREQVNRILGNLIQNSLNFRDMGKEFNQVILRLTQTESKVWIEVEDNGIGIDEEQQAFIFDRFYRGESSRNIAMGGSGLGLAIVKQLVEAHGGTLQLNSIKGQGTKIAFCLNKLVEKE
- a CDS encoding response regulator transcription factor; translation: MKKVLLIEDERSIAELQQDYLEINGISSVISVDGQEGLELALNDNFDLILLDLMLPTLNGFEICKEVRKVKDIPIIMVSAKKEEIDKIRGLGLGADDYLTKPFSPGELIARVKSHLARYERLTASHQPTETIEIDGINVDKRARKVFVFEEEQFFTTKEFDLLVYLMEHPNQVLSKEQLFQQVWGMEIYGGDVATVVVHIKKIREKMKQTGSSPLYIETIWGSGYRFNQQK